GAGAggagaatacaagacactttGTAGAATACTACTACACTTagatctatattttttttgggatgAAAACCTAGGCCGGAGGAGTATTTATTAACATCAATCTAATCTAAGTatctttatttctaaaatacctagatcatttttctaaaatacatAGACAATAAgctcatacaattattgggctagtgatgaatGATGCATAATCAAACTACAGGTTTCAACATGATTCTCCTGACTCTCAACAAACACTTGAAGTGGGTTCTCGAGCTCATGTTGTGCATGCGTTCGTCAATGGAGTTTATGCAGGCTAGTCTTGTCCTTATTTTTATGGTTGAAACTCAGAGAAACCTTATTACTGAGCATTTATCTATTAATGTTTTACAGGCTCCGCCCATGGAGCTAAAAACGAacaaaacttctccctaaataataatattacattGAGACATGGAACCAACAACATCTCATTGCTCAGTGTGATGGTCGGGTTACCGGTACGATTATCTTTTCTTCCTTAGTTTGATGTATATTGATACCATCTGAGCGAGTTCTGACAGCTTCTATGTGAAGGATTCTGGAGCATATCTTGAGAGCAGAGTTCTTGGACTTCTAAGTGTGAAAATTGGAGGCAAAGATTACTCTGCGCAACCTTGGGGATACAAGGTCCTTGAATTTTCTAATCTCCTAATacgaaaataaatacaaactTGAATCTGATGTATATAAACTTAAAGCTAACCTTCTATcatatttttgttggtttttttctAAACAATCTGTCGAAAGGTTGGCTTATCAGGAGAGAACTCGCAAATATTTTCAGGCTCGGGGTCAAATGATACTCAATGGAGTAAATTAGATAAATCCTCTCAGCCCCTCACATGGTATAAGGTACTAATCCCTAAAcaatttgtaacggcccaaattcaccgctagcaaatattgtcctcttttaagaaagatgaacgacatcaattagagaagggaacgagtgcgttgtgagatctcacatcgattggaaaagggaacgacGTCAATCAGAGAGGGAAACAAGTGCCAGCAAGatgctgagcctcgaaggggtggattgtgagatctcacatcgattggagaggagaatgaatcattctttataagggtgtgaaaacttcccCCTatcaaacacgttttaaaaaccttgaggaaaagtccaaagaggacaatatctgctagtggtaagTTTAGGCCATTACACTCCAACAACAATCTTGAATTCTATTGTTGAAAAACTCACCTCTGTTATCATTCTAAATTCATTGCTAATTGACAGACACAGTTCGACGCACCTCCGGGCGATGACCCTATCGCCCTGAACCTTGGTTTCATGGGGAAGGGTGCAGTTTGGGTTAACGGCTGGGGCATTGGCCGGTACTGGGTCTCCTTCCTCACCGGAAAAGGGGAGCCTTCACAGAAATGGTACACAGTTTATTAAGACCTTAGTATCTGGTGCtattatatcatatcttaATACAATTCTTTCTGTTGTTTCAATCCAGGTATCATGTACCACGTTCCTTCCTCAAGCCAACTGGAAACCGGTTGGTTatctttgaagaagaaacaggaAACCCGGTAGGGATCACTCTGGATGTTGTTTCCATTACCAAAATATGTGGGCAAGTGTCCGAATCACATTACCCCTTAGTAGCTTCATGGATGGGTGAAAAGAATCAGAGCGCGAGTAGTAGAAGGCCAAAGGTCCGATTAAGCTGTCCTACGAACAAGAACATCTCCAGCATCTTATTTGCAAGCTTCGGGACCCCTTCTGGCGACTGTCAAAGCTACGCTACTGGAACCTGCCACTCCCCAAGCTCCAGAGCCGTTGCAGAGCAGGTGAGTTTTGTTCCTTAAACTCATCACCACTCATTAAATATAAGGTAGTCAAGACAATAACTCACATGAAAATTGTGTGTTAATGTTATTTCAGCTGTGTCTAGGGAAGGCTAAATGCTCCATTCCAATCTTGAATCATAAGTTTGGCGGTGATCCATGTCCACACATCACCAAAACTTTGTTGGTCGATGCTCAATGCACTTAGTGATGGAAGAAGCCTTCCATGTAGCAGATGACAAGATAATCCAAAGAGAACTTTCAAATAGATCATTAGCTTTAGCAAAAACTCCATGACCACAgcccatttctttcttttatgagTCCTAGGAACAATTGTGCAATGCTTCCATTTAGTAATGGGTTCATGTCAATTATCTAACAATGTAATTCAAGCACAGTTCTCTAATCagaaaattaatcttttttttgcTACTCGATTTTCTTACGATATTCAGGTTAGAAATCACATACcttcacaatagtatgatattatccactttgagcatttacttataaactcatgatcaactccttaattagtcgatgtgagactcgtttcccaataatcctcaacaatcctccctttaacaaagtacatcatagAGCTTTCCATAAGACCTaatggagccctcgaatagcctccccttagttgaggctcgactccttctttggagcccttgaacaaagtacaccatttgttcgacacttgagtcaattttgactacactttcgagtctcacaacttctttgtttgacatttaagaattttgttaacatggctaagttaaaagcatgactctaataccatgttaggaaccatgaatctccacgatggtatgatattatccattttgatcATAAGCTcgcgtgactttgcttttggtttccccacaaggcctcataccaatggagatgtattccttacttataaacccatgatcattcccttaattagccaatgtgggactccttccgaacaatcctcaacaatcctcctctcgaacaaagtacaccatagagtctcccctgaggcctatggtgccctcgaacagcctccccttattcgaggctcaactcttTCTTTGGATCCCTCGAACAAACTACACCATTTAttcaacacttgagtcacttttgactatatcTTCGAGGCTCGCAACTTCTTTGtgcgacatttgaggattctattgacatgacaaAGTTTAAGAcatggctctaatatcatatTAGCAATCAtagacctccacaatggtatgatattatccactttgagcataagctctcatgactttgcttttgattccataccaatggagatgtattccttacttacaaactcatgatcattcccttaattagccaatataggactccttcccaacaatcctcaacaacttAGTGTAAGGCAACATCTCTATCAAGTCAGCTTACAATATTACACCGACGTAAGAGGATCACATTGGTAGAAGAATCAACATATacacacaaatgaagctcCTACAAATCCTAAAGAAATCTCATTCCCAACCATGTTCTTCAGTCTAGGCGAAAAATAGAGAGTATGCGTGATTAAAACTGCTGAAAAAAGAGATAACTAGAAGTTTAATCGATGTCCAACCTTTTCTCATAAAGACGTGCTGAGACAAGGCTAGCAAATGTCTCAGGTTTCATGTCCCTCTCTTCTCGAAGCTGGTATAGTTTCGGCTGATAGACAAGCCGTTGATACCTTCATTTCAAAACGCAGAAGGAGTTGAGCAATGGAAAATTAAACCAACCGGAAAAGAATCAACCACAGGAACATACAGTGTTTGAGCATCGATACCGAGGCCTGAAAGGCCAAGAAATAGCTAATCATGAGTCGATAAATTTTCTGGAAATCTGTGGCAATTGTCTGTGTTaggaacagaaaaagaaaacttgtaAGAACAGAAGAATTGGGAGAAATCTCTCCTCCTATTGAAGAATGAAACTGGCGTTACACAATCAATTCCGATATTACTAAatctcaaataattaaatcaaatctatttcaaataactcaatcaaatctaatcctaaCCGAAGATGAACTCCAAGCCTACTATCGCTAGTAATGGCAAAACAATCCTTCCTCACCATCGCAACTACGGCACTTCCATTATACTCAAAgatctacaaaaaaaaaaacaatttaatacCACAATGTCTGAACTACATACAAGctaaaaattccaaaagaatGAGAATCTTAATCTTTGTGGcatgagaacaaaaaaaaacaagagagaatTGTCAGCCCAGAGCGATCGGAGACGTTTATAccgaaatcaaaatcaatgaatCGCAAAGAGGACTAAAACATGTAGAGATATGAATTGAACTTTTGAAGATTGAATGAAGAAATCCAAACCTGAGAGAATTGAGAGTTGAATCGCAAAGAAGAATGCGGGAACCAGCGATTCACTGGAGTTTAGTATAGCTCTATTAATGGCTTGGGCCTTACTCCTCGGTTACGAATCAGACTCTCCACCTATCTACTTTAGGGCATCCCTAAATGAGGAGAGTGCTAATACACCTCCAAAGCTTACTAGCTTACAATGCTCCGGGTCTCATAATATGTTAGGAGTCTACGATGTTGTCCATTTTGAACTTAAACTCTCCTAACTTACTTTGAGCTTCTACAAAAGATCCCGGataagatagtattcctcaattataaactcatgatcattctttGGAGGgattcactcccaataatcctcaacattctctctttttttttttggaagtttttcattttctaaattttaaattatacaaagtaccaataaaatttgtaatttattttaaaattatatttacattttaagagcttagagtatttttaagttaaaaaataatttatttaaaaaatactctgaatttgttttaaaaattttaataatatttttaaatattaaataacaatttttataatctATAACAAATTGTTagtattttcaattttttaattaaaaagtatttttaaaatatttaaaagcaatttttaaaataaatagactCAGCTACCAACtattctcaatttttattaaaaaaaaaaaaattaaatacatcaTCAACATgacaattttttgaaaaattcaaccaaaagttttaatatttgtcttatgatttttaaatatcattaacatgcaaataattaatcaaagtaaaaataaataaaaaataaataaaagaattaaatttaagaaaaaaacaaataaaaaatttattttaagaactataaagaaaaatatccaaatataaaaagtctaattaatttcatattagttttaatgttgtttgtttttaatatttattaatttcatattagacttctttaaattcattaaatgcacgtaaaattaattttaaaataatacatattttctttttcatgctttttcataatatctattttaggtaattttcaaatttgacctctaattttaagaaaattacaaacaaacttaaaattaatctttttataaaaaatatttatggcATAAAATATCTCACCAAAActacttatttaaaaatgtgagtTGACTAAGTAAAATTACCATACATATATGtcattcaattattattttattttatatgaacGTGGAATAAcgaataaaaattttaaatattaaaactcggtaattatggttaaattaaattaattaaatatgtttttaattacGTTGACTAttcgaaaaaaataatttcacatGATCGGAATGTTTGGAAGTTAAGCTTATGTTTGGAAGGAGTTTCAGCCATTACACGATAACTTTCCTTATTTTCACTTTAATCCATAGTTatttaccattttcttttaattacaaatttaattcataaatttttatgttagctttaataaattttaaattttaaatataaatagggAAATggtatatttaaaattattttaaaaataattaatatattaaatataaatattttttttataatactaaacttcatttttaaaataaaaaaggtcaaataaatcaaattagacgtaaattaaaattttaaatatttagttgctaatttttttaaagaagggAGGAGttgaaattagtttaatattttattagttaattaatcCAGTTGACTTAAACCAATagatttcttatttatttatttttatttttatttatttaaagtaattGACCATTAATAATGAAGCGAGGTATATAATCGAGAGAAATGTCTTGTTCTATacacataattgatttatGAAACTCGCTTGGATAAAGACGAGTTAGCATACTTCACTCAGGTGAGAGAAAAGTTGGTTTTTAGTACTGTCGTAAAAAGGTTAGCTATATTTGACCGTGAAAAGCTTGAGAAGAAAGCAAGATTGTTTTGAGAATCAATGGCGAAATCAGGTGTCATTAGATTACCATGGATTTCGGCTTTGGTATTGATAGTGGCGTTATTAGACGGCGTCCTCGGAGGCAACCATAGCGGTGGCAACGTAACTTACGACGAGAGATCGTTGATCATCAATGGTGAACACAAACTTCTCTTCTCTGGTTCTATTCACTATCCGCGGAGTACTCCCGAAGTGAGTTtgacttctttctttctttctttcttcatctgTCCTTgaccatttgtaatgattatGCTGGTTTTTTTTGTCAGATTTGAATTGAGTAATCACGACCGCGAAATTTTCACTgtgttcaaaattttggtggaagacgtttttttgtttgctatAGATCATCCATTTCGCATGGTAGTGAAATAGGTGTTAGGTTAGTTcaaaattggaaataaaatgCGCTTAGTTGTTTGTTGTTAGGTGAAGTAGATAGCGATAGTCGTTCATATATCATTCATGTTTGATCCTCTCGATCTTTCTTCTGTTTAccataaatggtgttttgacTGATTGAGTTACGTGCCTACAAGAATATGATTACTCATTATGTCATAAGTAAAATtcgtttaataaaaaatacaatattttgacatttttattttgttttaatacgagtcaattcaaataaatttatcgaGAGTAgttatagtttttaaatattgcaTTTCTAGGAAGCATATCGTCTAGAGAACTAAAAATGACATTCTCgtcattttgaaattattttaatatagtaaaaagtatatatttaaatatttatatttttattattgaaatattttggtTTGATCCATGAATTACGtatataaatttgttataatttgttatattaaatttatattgtgaattaaaaaaaaattgtatgtattttcttataataatgtgtattttaaaatttataataaacaagaaagaataaaaataaagtgatTCCCGCACGCGTTGAATTGAATTCACGTGGGAACATGGCTATTCCGAGAAAATTATGCAATGGGCCTAGTCGGATCCTAATAAGAGGGAAAATTATCCAATGGGCCTGTTGAACCCGAAAAGCCCACAACATGTTTTACCTGTATTGTAAGagtatttcaattttatattaaaaattgtatCGAATGgctacaaataaataaataaatatgtttaaaaaaaaaaaaaaatttaaggaataGGTTTTGTTGAATTAAGGTGATGTTTTTGGTTGTTATGGCAGATGTGGCCTTCTTTGATAGCTAAAGCAAAGGCGGGTGGAATAGATGTGATACAAACCTACGTGTTCTGGGACATACATGAACCCGAACAAGGAAGGGTAATTAAATTTCTGTAGTTACTATTTGTAAAAAAGGTGACTTAAcataaaccaaaaaataaaaatcttgtttttttcaGTATGATTTTAGTGGTGGACGCGATATAGTAAGATTCTTAAAGGAAGTACAAGCACAAGGATTATATGTCTGCTTAAGGATCGGACCCTTCATTGAGGCAGAATGGAATTATGGGTAAGAGTACATGATATGCTTCATTTAAAAATGACCATTTCTTAGTCCTTGTCTTAACTTTCTAATGGCAGTGGTCTACCATTTTGGCTGCATGATATTCCGGGAATTGTTTATCGAACTGATAACGAACCATTCAAggtattgttttctttttctttactggACGATTGATATCAAAATGTAAAGTTGTTACGTTTTCATGGTCATCATGCACCTTTAATGGCAGCTTCGCATGCAAAACTTCACCACGAAGATAGTGAACATGATGAAGTCGGAAGGCTTATATGCTTCTCAGGGAGGGCCAATCATACTTTCACAGGTTCGAACCCAGTGGGCAACACCACCAAtgaacctttttttaattcttttttgttgtcaCTCCTTTAAGAAAACTCATCAATGGAGTTGCAGATTGAGAATGAATACTCGACGGTGGAAGCATCCTTTCATGAGGAAGGACCTCTTTATGTTAAATGGGCAGCAAACATGGCGGTTAGCCTTCAGACTGGTGTGCCATGGATCATGTGCAAGCAAAACGATGCGCCTGACTCTGTGGTATATACGTAAACATAATCATATGAgttatattttcctttatgcttttattttacttaaataTTCAATTGGTAGATAAATACCTGCAATGGGTTGAAATGTGGAGAAACATTCGCTGGACCAAACTCGCCTAATAAGCCATCTCTTTGGACTGAGAACTGGACTACCTAGTAAGTCTTGTGCTAGTATCCAAATATTTTGCCGATCTTTTTCCATGAAAACTGGATtgatattaatttcttatgaGGGTTGGGTTACAGCTATCAAGTTTATGGAGGCGAACCCTACATAAGATCAGCAGAGGATATTGCATTTCATGTAGCCCTTTTCATTGCGGCAAAGAAGGGGGCTTTCGTCAATTATTATATGGTATTTTGATATAActctctctcaattttttatttgttgttatgaacttatttaaagatgtgtttattttaaactaaaaaccaCTGTTCACTTTCTCCCAGTATCATGGAGGAACCAATTTTGGAAGATCGGCCGCTGCATATATGATTACAGGCTACTATGATCAAGCCCCTTTGGACGAATATGGTAAAAACCGTATCTTCAATAATTAGCTCATACCATGGAAACGGTTCAccacaactttttttttttttttttttttttttttttttttttNAACCAAAATGGAGTCATTTTAAGGAATTACATGCTGCAGTCAAGCTATGCACCAAACCCTTGCTTTATGGAACAAAATCTAACATCTCACTCGGCATTCGACAAGAAGTAAGTTTATTCTGTCAATAAGATCATTCCATGCAATTAAAAGTTATTCTTGCAAATTATAAACCTATTTACTTGTAActgtccaagcccactgctaatagatattatcctcttcaGCCTCTTCCTTCCAAACTttccctcaatgtttttaaaacgtgtatgttagggagaagtttctatacCCGTATAAGgaaggtgggatctcatattACTCATCCGTCTCTTTTGGCAGGCGTTTGTGTTCAAAACTGAGTCTGGAGAGTGTGCTGCCTTTTTGGTGAATAGGGGAGCTAAGGATGTGAGCGTTCTGTTTCAGAAGGTTACATACGAGTTACCTTCGAATTCCATCAGCATCTTACCAGATTGCAAAACTGTGGCATTCAACACTAAAAGGGTAAGGCTTAAATCAACAACTGGTTTCTCTTATTCCTTATTAATTTTAACCCTTGACATACTATTTATCAGGTAAGcatacaatacaatacaagAACAATGAAGGCAGCACAAAAGTTTGATTCATTTGAAAAATGGCAAGAGTTCAAGGAAATGATACCTAGCTTTGATGAAACCACGTTAAGAGAAAACATGTTATTAGAGCAGACAAATACCACAAAAGATCGCTCAGATTATCTTTGGTACACCATGAGGTAAATTATAAGTGAAAATTCTAACACTGATAATCAAACTGTTGTTAAAGACAACTCTTGGTAGGAAACAGTCGCAATCTTTATTAACAACAACCTAGAAGTGATTACAAGACACTCAGTATAATACTACTACACTTTGTTCTGGATTTCTTTGGGATGAAAACCTTAATAGGttggaggggtatttatagtaGAGACACTAaacaatttattcctaaaatacctgaatcaattttctaaaatacctATAGAATGATTTGCGATGAATGGTGCACAATGAAATCACAGGGTTCAACAGGATTCTCCTGACTCTCAACAAACACTTGAAGTGGGTTCTCGAGCTCATGTTGTGCGTGCGTTCGTCAATGGAGTTTATGCAGGCTAGTcttgtctttatttttatggttGAAACTCGGAGAAACCTTATTACTGAGCATTTATCTATTAATGTTCTACAGGCTCTGCCCATGGAGCTAAAAATCAACCAAACTTCTCTctgaataataatattacattGAGACATGGAACCAACAACATCTCGTTGCTCAGTGTGATGGTTGGGTTACCGGTACAGATGTTTTATATTTCCTTCCATAGTTTGATGCATTTTATACCATCTAAGCGAGTTCTAACAATTTCTATGTGAAGGATTCTGGAGCATATCTTGAGAGAAGAGTTCTTGGACTGCGAACAGTGAGAATTGGAGGCAAAGATTACTCTGCCCAACCTTGGGGATACAAGGTCCTTGAATTTTCTAATCTCTTAATACGAACATAATTACAAACTTGAAGCTGATTATATAAACTTAAAGCTAACCGTTTTTTTAACAATGTGTCGAAAGGTTGGCCTATCGGGAGAGAACTCGCAAATATTTTTAGGCTCGGGGTCAGATGATACTCAATGGAGTAAGTTAGATAACTCCTCTCAGCCACTCACTTGGTATAAGGTACAAACccataaataaatcatttgtaatggcccaagtcCACAATCAGCagatatcgtcctctttgaaatgaaataaatgacatcaattggagagggaaacgtgTGTCACCGAGGACACTGGGTCTCGAGGAGTGAAACATTCTTACccataagagtgtagaaacttctctctagtagacgcgtttaaggaaaaacccaaagaaaaaattcaaagaggacaatatctgctagtggtcaGCTTGACCTTTGTCGTCATTCTAAATTCATTGTCCAATTTACAGACTCAGTTTGATGCACCTCCGGGTGATGACCCTATCGCCCTGAACCTTGGTTCCATGGGGAAGGGTGCAGTTTGGGTTAACGGCTGGGGCATTGGCCGGTACTGGGTCTCCTTCCTCACCGGAAAAGGGGAGCCTTCACAGAAATGGTACAGAGTTTATTAAGACCTTAGTATCTGGTGCtattatatcatatcttaATACAATTCTTTCTGTTGTTTCAATCCAGGTATCATGTGCCACGTTCCTTCCTCAAGCCAACAGGAAACCTGTTGGTTatctttgaagaagaaacaggaAACCCGGTTGGGATTAGTCTGGATGCTGTTTCCATTACCAAAACTTAACTTTGTTGGTCCATgctcaatttctttcttttatgagTCCTAGGAACAATTGTGCAATGCTTCCATTAGTAATTGGTTCATGTCAATTGTCCAACAATCTAATTCAAGCCAAAGTTATCTCGCTATAAAATTAATCTCTTTTGGTGCTAAATTTTTCTATCATATTCACGTTACAtacctccacaatagtatgatattgtccactttaagcatttACTCCTCAATttaggggaggctgttcgaggactccatagGTCTCAAGGAAggttctatggtgtactttattcgaggggaggattgttgggaaaggagccctcaaacaaaatatacaatttgttcgacacttgagtcacttttaacTGTATCTTTAAAGCTAACAACTTCTTTGTTGACAtttaaggattctattgacatgactatggtaagacatgactctgataccatgttaggaatcacgaatctccacaacagtatgatattgtctactttgaacataagtttTCAtcgctttgcttttggtttccccaaaatacCTCATACAAATGGAGAtctattccttacttataaacccatgatcattcccttaattagccaatgtgccactccttcccaacaatcctcccctaaaataaagtacaccatagagcctcccatgaggcctatggagccctcgaacagtctcTCCTTAATCGTGGTTCAACTCAATTTTTGgagccttcgaacaaagtacacaatttatttgacacttgagtcactcttttgactacaccttcgaggctcacaacttctttgttcgacaNGTGCGTTCGTCAATGGAGTTTATGCAGGCTAGTcttgtctttatttttatggttGAAACTCGGAGAAACCTTATTACTGAGCATTTATCTATTAATGTTCTACAGGCTCTGCCCATGGAGCTAAAAATCAACCAAACTTCTCTctgaataataatattacattGAGACATGGAACCAACAACATCNGAAAGtatggttctgataccatgttggGAATCAcggacctccacaatggtatgatattatccactttgaNGTTGCTCAGTGTGATGGTTGGGTTACCGGTACAGATGTTTTATATTTCCTTCCATAGTTTGATGCATTTTATACCATCTAAGCGAGTTCTAA
This genomic window from Cucurbita pepo subsp. pepo cultivar mu-cu-16 chromosome LG01, ASM280686v2, whole genome shotgun sequence contains:
- the LOC111787884 gene encoding beta-galactosidase 16-like, coding for MAKSGVIRLPWISALVLIVALLDGVLGGNHSGGNVTYDERSLIINGEHKLLFSGSIHYPRSTPEMWPSLIAKAKAGGIDVIQTYVFWDIHEPEQGRYDFSGGRDIVRFLKEVQAQGLYVCLRIGPFIEAEWNYGGLPFWLHDIPGIVYRTDNEPFKLRMQNFTTKIVNMMKSEGLYASQGGPIILSQIENEYSTVEASFHEEGPLYVKWAANMAVSLQTGVPWIMCKQNDAPDSVINTCNGLKCGETFAGPNSPNKPSLWTENWTTYYQVYGGEPYIRSAEDIAFHVALFIAAKKGAFVNYYMYHGGTNFGRSAAAYMITGYYDQAPLDEYGKNRKPKWSHFKELHAAVKLCTKPLLYGTKSNISLGIRQEAFVFKTESGECAAFLVNRGAKDVSVLFQKVTYELPSNSISILPDCKTVAFNTKRVSIQYNTRTMKAAQKFDSFEKWQEFKEMIPSFDETTLRENMLLEQTNTTKDRSDYLWYTMRVQQDSPDSQQTLEVGSRAHVVRAFVNGVYAGSAHGAKNQPNFSLNNNITLRHGTNNISLLSVMVGLPDSGAYLERRVLGLRTVRIGGKDYSAQPWGYKVGLSGENSQIFLGSGSDDTQWSKLDNSSQPLTWYKTQFDAPPGDDPIALNLGSMGKGAVWVNGWGIGRYWVSFLTGKGEPSQKWYHVPRSFLKPTGNLLVIFEEETGNPVGISLDAVSITKT